One genomic window of Medicago truncatula cultivar Jemalong A17 chromosome 1, MtrunA17r5.0-ANR, whole genome shotgun sequence includes the following:
- the LOC25481872 gene encoding uncharacterized protein isoform X1 produces the protein MSCDSNSSTSVNNMDDIQLNIVWDDVVCPICLDIPHNCVLLKCSSYDKGCRALVCDTDQSHSNCLDRFKVACGVPSSSVSDATSVEINEPVVHEDGQSNLTCPLCRGQVSGWIVVDKARTHLDDKKRCCDEVKCKFMGSYLELQNHAQIEHPHACPSKIDPARVLDWENFQQSSEIIDVLSTIHSEIPRGMVLGDYVIEYGDDDGRDEYDDFPGDDGNWWTSCILYQVFDNFRSSRNRRRTRNSDTQRANRRLSYDTSNSDEGSIASGDYGDVLVDEIEFEVVNTSGSSRRNSNYRRSRRRQSRFQDI, from the exons ATGTCTTGTGATAGTAATAGTTCAACTAGTGTAAACAACATGGACGATATTCAATTGAATATCGTTTGGGACGATGTTGTTTGTCCAATATGCTTGGATATTCCTCATAATTGTGTGCTCCTTAAGTGTTCATCTTATGATAAAGGGTGTCGTGCTTTAGTCTGCGACACAGATCAATCGCACTCAAATTGTTTGGATCGTTTTAAAGTTGCCTGTGGCGTGCCATCCTCTTCAGTGTCTGATGCAACGTCTGTTGAAATTAATGAGCCTGTGGTACATGAAGATGGTCAATCCAATCTAACCTGCCCTTTGTGTAGAGGCCAAGTATCTGGCTGGATTGTTGTGGATAAAGCTCGCACGCATCTTGATGACAAGAAACGTTGTTGTGATGAGGTGAAATGTAAATTCATGGGAAGTTACTTGGAGCTACAAAATCATGCTCAAATTGAACACCCTCATGCATGTCCATCGAAAATTGATCCTGCTCGAGTGCTCGACTGGGAGAATTTTCAGCAATCCTCTGAGATCATAGATGTTTTGAGCACTATACATTCGGAAATCCCGCGGGGGATGGTTTTGGGAGATTATGTGATTGAATATGGGGACGATGATGGCAGAGATGAGTATGATGACTTCCCTGGAGATGACGGAAACTGGTGGACCTCTTGTATTCTGTATCAGGTCTTCGACAACTTCAGAAGTTCTAGAAATAGAAGAAGGACAAGAAACAGTGATACACAAAGGGCTAATCGTCGTTTAAGTTATGATACTTCAAATTCTGATGAAGGTTCTATAGCATCTGGGGATTATGGTGATGTTTTAGTAGATGAGATTGAGTTCGAGGTTGTTAACACAAGTGGTTCCTCAAGGCGTAACAGTAACTATCGCAG ATCACGGAGACGTCAGTCCCGTTTTCAAGACATTTAG
- the LOC25481871 gene encoding uncharacterized protein, translating to MAERSKELLQLERKGTPLSSLESTLLVCDSNKKESNNLTKRLSTSPLPPSQLLGKVKDFLGVMSEANKQLEHDAKEHPEKYDIEGLTGNESEVIEMDLMLGVADLNTPEAVAAAESAISNSQPVISLAADDDSETDSEEESSTDDDGGEIDSNFDDCDNGNDGNKPMSIDQKPTSGKDNIPEKQKGNRRSKKRPAIVELP from the exons ATGGCAGAGAGAAGCAAAGAACTACTTCAATTAGAGCGCAAAGGAACACCCCTTTCTTCATTAG AATCCACTCTTCTTGTTTGTGATAGTAACAAAAAAGAATCAAACAATCTAACAAAGAGACTCTCCACTTCCCCACTTCCTCCTAGCCAAT TATTAGGGAAGGTTAAAGACTTCTTAGGAGTGATGTCAGAAGCAAATAAGCAGCTGGAACATGATGCAAAG GAACATCCAGAGAAATATGATATTGAAGGGCTAACTGGAAATGAATCTGAAGTTATTGAAATG GATTTGATGCTTGGTGTTGCCGATCTTAATACACCTGAGGCTGTTGCTGCTGCAGAGTCAGCTATTTCCAATTCTCAGCCTGTGATTTCATTGGCTGCTGACGATGATAGTGAAACAGATTCAGAAGAAGAAAGTAGCactgatgatgatggtggtgaaaTTGACAGCAATTTTGATGACTGTGATAATGGAAACGATGGCAATAAGCCTATGTCCATTGATCAAAAACCTACTTCTGGTAAAGATAATATCCCTGAAAAACAGAAGGGAAATCGTCGTTCCAAAAAACGTCCAGCGATAGTTGAGCTACCATGA
- the LOC25481870 gene encoding cytoplasmic 60S subunit biogenesis factor REI1 homolog 2 encodes MSGLTCNSCNTEFTHDADQKLHYKSEWHRYNLKRKVAGVPGVTEALFLARQAALAQERDKSNESPMLYSCGLCGKGYKSEKAHAEHLKSRTHMMRASEGDSQSDGKAIIKPLPQRVVNKPPPKRVVDNSAEDDDSEDEWVEVDSDDDLVDDAAKSLTDMNMDENDENDDMDEDDVVDLDPSCCFMCDHKHKTIENCMVHMHKHHGFFIPDVEYLKDPKGLLTYLGLKVKRDYLCLYCNDRCHPFSSLEAVRKHMVAKNHCKVHYGDDDDEEEVELEEFYDYTSSYVDEQGKQLVVSGDADNNIELSDGSELVITKMSGDKKSTRTLGSREYLRYYRQKPRPSPANNIAITAELAARYRSMGLATVQSRQQIVRMKVLKQMNRSGVEHMRSKMGMKSNVIRNLPNNVTY; translated from the exons ATGTCAGGATTAACGTGCAATTCTTGCAACACAGAATTCACACATGACGCTGATCAAAAGCTTCATTACAAATCTGAATGGCATCGCTACAATCTCAAACGCAag gtGGCTGGGGTTCCTGGAGTGACAGAAGCATTGTTTCTAGCTAGACAAGCTGCACTTGCTCAAGAGAGGGATAAATCTAATGAAAGCCCTATGCTCTATAGCTGTGGCCTATGTGGCAAGGGATACAAAAGTGAAAAGGCTCATGCCGAGCATCTTAAGTCCAGAACTCATATGATGCGGGCTTCTGAAGGAGATAGTCAGTCAGATGGGAAGGCTATAATTAAGCCACTTCCACAACGCGTTGTGAATAAGCCTCCTCCTAAAAGAGTGGTTGATAACTCTGCAGAAGATGATGACAGTGAAGATGAATGGGTGGAGGTTGATTCTGATGATGATCTGGTTGATGATGCTGCAAAGTCCTTGACAGATATGAACATGGACGagaatgatgaaaatgatgacatGGATGAGGATGATGTTGTGGACTTGGATCCATCGTGTTGTTTTATGTGTGATCATAAgcacaaaacaatagaaaactGCATGGTTCATATGCACAAGCATCATGGATTCTTCATTCCAGATGTTGAGTATTTGAAAGATCCAAAAGGACTCCTCACTTATCTTGGGCTGAAG GTCAAAAGAGACTACTTGTGTCTGTACTGCAACGATCGGTGTCATCCTTTCAGCAGCTTGGAAGCAGTCAGGAAACACATGGTAGCGAAAAATCACTGCAAGGTGCATTATGGTGATGATGACGATGAGGAGGAAGTAGAGTTGGAAGAATTCTATGATTATACCAGCAG TTATGTTGATGAGCAAGGGAAGCAGCTAGTTGTATCTGGTGATGCTGATAATAATATAGAACTTAGTGATGGGTCTGAGCTCGTAATCACTAAGATGTCTGGTGACAAAAAATCAACGAGAACTCTAGGTTCCCGTGAATACTTGCGTTATTATCGTCAGAAACCACGTCCATCACCAGCAAATAACATTGCCATTACTGCGGAATTGGCTGCAAG GTACAGGAGCATGGGTTTGGCCACTGTCCAATCAAGGCAGCAAATTGTGAGAATGAAAGTGTTGAAGCAGATGAACAGATCAGGTGTGGAGCATATGCGTAGCAAGATGGGGATGAAGAGTAATGTAATCCGGAACCTGCCAAACAATGTCACATATTAG
- the LOC25481872 gene encoding uncharacterized protein isoform X2 — MSCDSNSSTSVNNMDDIQLNIVWDDVVCPICLDIPHNCVLLKCSSYDKGCRALVCDTDQSHSNCLDRFKVACGVPSSSVSDATSVEINEPVVHEDGQSNLTCPLCRGQVSGWIVVDKARTHLDDKKRCCDEVKCKFMGSYLELQNHAQIEHPHACPSKIDPARVLDWENFQQSSEIIDVLSTIHSEIPRGMVLGDYVIEYGDDDGRDEYDDFPGDDGNWWTSCILYQVFDNFRSSRNRRRTRNSDTQRANRRLSYDTSNSDEGSIASGDYGDVLVDEIEFEVVNTSGSSRRNSNYRRFLYLGLEAT; from the exons ATGTCTTGTGATAGTAATAGTTCAACTAGTGTAAACAACATGGACGATATTCAATTGAATATCGTTTGGGACGATGTTGTTTGTCCAATATGCTTGGATATTCCTCATAATTGTGTGCTCCTTAAGTGTTCATCTTATGATAAAGGGTGTCGTGCTTTAGTCTGCGACACAGATCAATCGCACTCAAATTGTTTGGATCGTTTTAAAGTTGCCTGTGGCGTGCCATCCTCTTCAGTGTCTGATGCAACGTCTGTTGAAATTAATGAGCCTGTGGTACATGAAGATGGTCAATCCAATCTAACCTGCCCTTTGTGTAGAGGCCAAGTATCTGGCTGGATTGTTGTGGATAAAGCTCGCACGCATCTTGATGACAAGAAACGTTGTTGTGATGAGGTGAAATGTAAATTCATGGGAAGTTACTTGGAGCTACAAAATCATGCTCAAATTGAACACCCTCATGCATGTCCATCGAAAATTGATCCTGCTCGAGTGCTCGACTGGGAGAATTTTCAGCAATCCTCTGAGATCATAGATGTTTTGAGCACTATACATTCGGAAATCCCGCGGGGGATGGTTTTGGGAGATTATGTGATTGAATATGGGGACGATGATGGCAGAGATGAGTATGATGACTTCCCTGGAGATGACGGAAACTGGTGGACCTCTTGTATTCTGTATCAGGTCTTCGACAACTTCAGAAGTTCTAGAAATAGAAGAAGGACAAGAAACAGTGATACACAAAGGGCTAATCGTCGTTTAAGTTATGATACTTCAAATTCTGATGAAGGTTCTATAGCATCTGGGGATTATGGTGATGTTTTAGTAGATGAGATTGAGTTCGAGGTTGTTAACACAAGTGGTTCCTCAAGGCGTAACAGTAACTATCGCAG GTTTCTTTATCTAGGTTTGGAGGCAACATGA